The genomic segment TGGTCATCGCCGCACGCGTGCACGTACTCGTCGTAGGTGCCCGGGAAGTCCAGGATGCCCTGCGGCGTGATCTCCATGATGCGCGTCGCCAGCTCGCGCACGAACCACCGGTCGTGCGAGACCATGATCAGCGTGCCGTCGAACGCCTTCAGGCCCGCGACCAGGGCCTTGATGGACTCGATGTCCAGGTGGTTGGTCGGCTCGTCCAGCAGCAGCACGTCCGGCGAGCTCGCCAGCATCTGTGCCAGCAGCACCCGCAGCTTGAAGCCGCCGGACGACGTCGAGAGAGGCCGCCGGTGCACCTCGGCGGGGATGCCGAGCCCCTCGAGGATCTCCGCCGCCCGCGACTCCGCCGCGTAGCCGTCGAGGCGCTGGATGGTTTCCTCGAGCTGCGCGAACCGCTCGACGTCGAACTGCTCCCTCGGCCGGGCGAGGAGCTCCTCCTTCGCGACCAGCGCTTCCCCCAGCTCGCGGTGGCCCATCAGCGCGACGCTCAGGATCTCTTGATCTTCGTACAGGAACTGGTCCTGGCGCAGCACGCCGAGCCGCACGGACCTCGGGATCGAGAACACGCCCTCATCGGGCTCGATGTCCCCGCTCAGGATGCGCAGCAGCGTCGTCTCGCCCGAGCCGTTCGCGCCGACCAGCCCGTAGCGCTCGGCACGCCGCAGGCCGCGCTCGCGCACGGCCGGTTCAGACGCGAGTGCCTGGTGTCGAAACAGGCACAGCGGGACGGGCGCCAGCCGATACCCTGGCGCTCCGATCCCGCCGCCGCAGCGCTCCCAGCGCCGCCCTACCAGCCCAGCACGTACGCGAAGATCAGGGGCGCCACGATCGTCGCGTCCGACTCGATCATGAACTTCGGCGTGTCGACGTCCAGCTTGCCCCAGGTGATCTTCTCGTTGGGGACCGCGCCGGAGTAGGAGCCGTAGCTCGTGGTCGAATCGGAGATCTGACAGAAGTAGCCCCAACGCGGCACGTCCGAGATGCCGAGGTCCTGCTCGAGCATCGGGACCACGCAGATCGCGAAGTCGCCCGCGATCCCGCCCCCGATCTGGAAGAAGCCGATCGAGGCGGTCTCCGCCGCGCGGGTGTACCACGAGGCCAGCTCGGCCATGTACTCGACGCCGGTACGCACCGTGTGCGGGTTCCGGACCTTTCCCTGGATCACGAGACTCGCGTAGACGTTGCCCAGCGTCGAGTCCTCCCAGCCGGGAACGAAGATCGGCAGGTTGCGCTCGGCGGCGGCGAGGACCCAGGAGTCGGCGGGGTCGATCCGGTAGTGCTGCTCCAGCGCGCCGCGACGCAGGATCCGGTAGATGAACTCGTGCGGGAAGTATCGCTCACCCGCGCGATCCGCCTCGATCCAGTCCTCGATGATCACCGACTCCACGAGGCGCATCGCCTCCTCCTCGGGGATGCAGGTGTCGGTGACCCGGCTCAACCTGCGCTTGCGCAGCCGGAGCTCGTCTTCCGCGTCGAGGTTCCGCCAGTCCGGGATGCGCTCGTACTTGTCGTGGGCGACGAGGTTGAAGATGTCCTCCTCGAGGTTCGCGCCGGTGCACGAGATGGCGTGAACCTTGTCCTGCCGGATCATCTCGGCCAGCGAGATCCCGAGCTCGGCGGTGCTCATCGCGCCGGCCATCGAGACCAGCATCTTGCCGCCACGATCCAGGTGCCGACGCCA from the bacterium genome contains:
- a CDS encoding deoxyhypusine synthase; this translates as MDGTISRFMTRHFRHFNAGTLVEAAEAWRRHLDRGGKMLVSMAGAMSTAELGISLAEMIRQDKVHAISCTGANLEEDIFNLVAHDKYERIPDWRNLDAEDELRLRKRRLSRVTDTCIPEEEAMRLVESVIIEDWIEADRAGERYFPHEFIYRILRRGALEQHYRIDPADSWVLAAAERNLPIFVPGWEDSTLGNVYASLVIQGKVRNPHTVRTGVEYMAELASWYTRAAETASIGFFQIGGGIAGDFAICVVPMLEQDLGISDVPRWGYFCQISDSTTSYGSYSGAVPNEKITWGKLDVDTPKFMIESDATIVAPLIFAYVLGW